A portion of the Chloroflexota bacterium genome contains these proteins:
- a CDS encoding DUF1349 domain-containing protein — translation MRWHHEPPEWRVEGSTITVTAGPKTDFWRKTHDGGIRDHGHFYYRPVTGDFTAEVKVTGQYADLYDQAGLMVRLNETTWMKCGIEFVDGVQHASVVVTRDWSDWSVLPLANPPAIWLRVVRHGPTVEVFYSLDGGEYIMIRQAFLTEEPAVDVGVMIAAPTGNGFTATFEGFSVRGE, via the coding sequence ATGCGATGGCACCACGAGCCGCCGGAGTGGCGGGTGGAAGGGAGCACGATCACGGTCACCGCCGGGCCGAAGACCGACTTCTGGCGGAAGACCCACGACGGGGGGATCCGGGATCACGGCCATTTCTACTATCGGCCGGTCACGGGCGACTTCACGGCCGAGGTCAAGGTGACGGGGCAGTACGCTGATCTGTACGATCAGGCCGGGCTGATGGTGCGCTTGAATGAGACGACCTGGATGAAATGCGGCATCGAGTTCGTGGACGGCGTGCAGCACGCCAGCGTCGTCGTCACCCGGGACTGGTCGGATTGGTCCGTTCTGCCGCTGGCCAACCCGCCTGCCATCTGGCTTCGCGTCGTGCGCCACGGGCCCACCGTGGAGGTGTTCTACTCACTAGATGGCGGGGAATACATCATGATCCGCCAGGCGTTTCTGACGGAGGAGCCCGCCGTGGACGTGGGGGTGATGATCGCCGCACCCACGGGGAACGGCTTCACGGCGACGTTCGAGGGGTTTTCTGTAAGGGGTGAATAG